In Brachypodium distachyon strain Bd21 chromosome 2, Brachypodium_distachyon_v3.0, whole genome shotgun sequence, one genomic interval encodes:
- the LOC100831527 gene encoding uncharacterized protein LOC100831527 isoform X4 — protein sequence MTFTSEQHFTNLGEKTQSQATHIKNGIVSHNGRKLFLSIMNGSLLEVTELQPLRWNCHGRPPGADVSYISDAENARPGTVFTVSSTGDLYEFDKETKPSWKKHIWNEQTTKNVSLSSSVGCVLHGLLGSNSVSLFLITKDGILVERRLHRRKWKWDKHGAPKSQRLSSITEIQKDESNDATSMFFTTTTGKVFEYQFPKYTEHKLTLFIFFTGQGGAQSNKIRGLWVNHMSPDHAEVARNVRGLQVQVGRMIFQLDDGRLGELHLPGMGGGHFGPNQQNSIRRKVSNKYEWSILDTPETEGWNADYCTEEHGPTNCITGAVNVAADTEPTNLSNAPPRRRKAEKKQHYLCVHSHDSDETESYNILSRSIYLSFHMRVMHADRSLFLITDNGLTLEYLNSNGVWLWLRHEHTTAMKGTLGSYNGSLYLVDVHGSLHIRERNGDELLWINCTAMRKGRQVASGAPWDGIPGLSRRVTTDDALFFVNKRGRLLQFTVALRKFKWRDCHSPPDTKIAFIVDQEVFRRNIIFVVGRNGRMYQYNRITELWHRHYQSPHLVLARSPGTAMRPSPLSLTGSIFMLSEHGGLVEYHFSPQDGWEWIEHGTPHRDVTLVVAPGPCFDGAQLFVVGSDGQVYRRHLDKRTWGWTSHGHPSEPSTTAPDMIGGREQSCAHAADAHYASSFRGSCDEKVAAVRPVPFSEDAVVFELRDGRLAELRRAAEGRGGWEWARIIGTPASACMTSYWTAVAT from the exons ATGACATTCACCTCCGAACAACATTTCACAAACCTTGGGGAGAAGACACAAAGCCAAGCTACGCACATAAAAAATGGGATTGTATCACATAATGGAAG GAAACTTTTCCTTTCTATCATGAATGGGTCCCTACTTGAGGTCACAGAACTTCAGCCTCTAAG GTGGAATTGCCACGGGCGTCCTCCAGGAGCGGATGTATCATATATATCTGATGCTGAAAACGCAAGACCAGGGACCGTGTTCACAGTAAG TTCTACTGGAGACCTATATGAATTTGACAAAGAAACGAAGCCATCATGGAAAAAGCATATATGGAATGAACagacaacaaaaaatgtctcgcTGAGCTCATCTGTCGGGTGTGTTTTACATGGTCTCTTGGGATCTAATTCAGTATCACTTTTTCTGATAACCAAG GATGGTATTTTAGTGGAGCGGCGGTTGCATAGAAGGAAGTGGAAGTGGGATAAACATGGAGCACCTAAGAGTCAAAGACTCAGCTCAATTACAGAAATTCAAAAGGATGAATCTAATGATGCAACTTCAATGTTTTTTACGACAACCACAGGAAAAGTATTTGAGTATCAGTTTCCAAAATATACAG AACATAAGTTGACATTGTTTATCTTTTTCACTGGACAAGGTGGGGCTCAAAGCAACAAGATCAGAGGACTATGGGTAAATCACATGTCCCCTGACCATGCAGAAGTCGCACGAAACGTCCGAGGTTTACAGGTTCAAGTTGGCAGAATGATATTCCAACTAGATGATGGCAGGCTTGGAGAGCTGCATTTACCTGGTATGGGAGGTGGTCATTTTGGCCCAAATCAACAGAATAGCATAAGAAGGAAAGTGTCAAACAAGTACGAGTGGTCTATCCTAGATACACCAGAAACAGAAGGTTGGAATGCGGACTATTGCACTGAAGAGCATGGGCCGACAAACTGTATTACCGGAGCAGTGAATGTAGCTGCAGATACAGAACCAACCAACTTGAGCAATGCCCCGCCTAGAAGGCGCAAAGCAGAAAAGAAGCAACACTACCTATGTGTTCATAGTCATGACAGTGATGAAACAGAATCATACAACATTCTATCACGAAGCATATATCTTAGCTTTCATATGAGGGTAATGCATGCAGATAGATCACTTTTCCTCATAACAGATAACGGATTAACTTTGGAATATCTAAACAGCAATGGTGTGTGGCTATGGCTAAGACATGAGCACACTACAGCCATGAAAGGTACACTAGGAAGCTACAACGGCAGCTTGTATCTTGTCGATGTTCATGGTAGCTTACATATTAGAGAAAGAAACGGAGACGAACTCTTATGGATTAATTGCACAGCAATGAGGAAGGGAAGACAGGTTGCCAGTGGGGCTCCATGGGATGGCATCCCTGGTTTATCACGCAGAGTGACAACAGATGATGCGCTTTTCTTCGTTAACAAAAGAGGCAGATTGCTACAGTTCACG GTTGCATTGCGTAAATTCAAGTGGAGGGACTGCCACAGCCCTCCCGATACAAAGATTGCATTCATCGTGGATCAGGAGGTGTTTAGAAGAAACATCATCTTCGTGGTTGGACGCAACGGTCGCATGTACCAGTATAACAGAATTACAGAGCTATGGCACAGGCACTACCAATCACCTCACCTCGTCCTCGCAAGATCTCCCGGGACAGCCATGAGACCGTCCCCTCTCTCCCTCACCGGCTCCATCTTCATGTTATCCGAGCACGGCGGGCTCGTGGAGTACCATTTCAGTCCACAGGACGGATGGGAGTGGATCGAGCACGGGACTCCCCACCGGGACGTCACCCTTGTAGTAGCCCCAGGGCCTTGCTTTGACGGCGCCCAGCTGTTCGTGGTCGGGTCTGACGGGCAGGTCTACCGGCGGCACCTGGACAAGCGGACATGGGGATGGACGAGCCATGGGCACCCGTCGGAACCATCCACCACGGCGCCGGACATGATCGGCGGCCGCGAGCAGAGCTGCGCCCACGCCGCAGACGCACACTACGCGAGCAGCTTCAGGGGAAGCTGCGACGAAAAG GTGGCAGCCGTGCGGCCGGTGCCGTTCTCGGAGGACGCGGTGGTCTTCGAGCTGCGCGACGGCCGG CTGGCGGAgctgcggcgggcggcggaggggcgCGGCGGCTGGGAGTGGGCGCGGATCATCGGCACGCCGGCGAGCGCCTGCATGACCAGCTACTGGACGGCCGTCGCCACGTAG
- the LOC100831527 gene encoding uncharacterized protein LOC100831527 isoform X3, whose product MSESSVWVTGQSGSIYERFWNGVMWVIAPHELPTSAGYATATFIVNTTILALSEAGILYQLQLNEHAQPIWTEMTFTSEQHFTNLGEKTQSQATHIKNGIVSHNGRKLFLSIMNGSLLEVTELQPLRWNCHGRPPGADVSYISDAENARPGTVFTVSSTGDLYEFDKETKPSWKKHIWNEQTTKNVSLSSSVGCVLHGLLGSNSVSLFLITKDGILVERRLHRRKWKWDKHGAPKSQRLSSITEIQKDESNDATSMFFTTTTGKVFEYQFPKYTEHKLTLFIFFTGQGGAQSNKIRGLWVNHMSPDHAEVARNVRGLQVQVGRMIFQLDDGRLGELHLPGMGGGHFGPNQQNSIRRKVSNKYEWSILDTPETEGWNADYCTEEHGPTNCITGAVNVAADTEPTNLSNAPPRRRKAEKKQHYLCVHSHDSDETESYNILSRSIYLSFHMRVMHADRSLFLITDNGLTLEYLNSNGVWLWLRHEHTTAMKGTLGSYNGSLYLVDVHGSLHIRERNGDELLWINCTAMRKGRQVASGAPWDGIPGLSRRVTTDDALFFVNKRGRLLQFTVALRKFKWRDCHSPPDTKIAFIVDQEVFRRNIIFVVGRNGRMYQYNRITELWHRHYQSPHLVLARSPGTAMRPSPLSLTGSIFMLSEHGGLVEYHFSPQDGWEWIEHGTPHRDVTLVVAPGPCFDGAQLFVVGSDGQVYRRHLDKRTWGWTSHGHPSEPSTTAPDMIGGREQSCAHAADAHYASSFRGSCDEKVAAVRPVPFSEDAVVFELRDGRLAELRRAAEGRGGWEWARIIGTPASACMTSYWTAVAT is encoded by the exons CTACAGCTAAATGAGCATGCCCAGCCTATCTGGACAGAGATGACATTCACCTCCGAACAACATTTCACAAACCTTGGGGAGAAGACACAAAGCCAAGCTACGCACATAAAAAATGGGATTGTATCACATAATGGAAG GAAACTTTTCCTTTCTATCATGAATGGGTCCCTACTTGAGGTCACAGAACTTCAGCCTCTAAG GTGGAATTGCCACGGGCGTCCTCCAGGAGCGGATGTATCATATATATCTGATGCTGAAAACGCAAGACCAGGGACCGTGTTCACAGTAAG TTCTACTGGAGACCTATATGAATTTGACAAAGAAACGAAGCCATCATGGAAAAAGCATATATGGAATGAACagacaacaaaaaatgtctcgcTGAGCTCATCTGTCGGGTGTGTTTTACATGGTCTCTTGGGATCTAATTCAGTATCACTTTTTCTGATAACCAAG GATGGTATTTTAGTGGAGCGGCGGTTGCATAGAAGGAAGTGGAAGTGGGATAAACATGGAGCACCTAAGAGTCAAAGACTCAGCTCAATTACAGAAATTCAAAAGGATGAATCTAATGATGCAACTTCAATGTTTTTTACGACAACCACAGGAAAAGTATTTGAGTATCAGTTTCCAAAATATACAG AACATAAGTTGACATTGTTTATCTTTTTCACTGGACAAGGTGGGGCTCAAAGCAACAAGATCAGAGGACTATGGGTAAATCACATGTCCCCTGACCATGCAGAAGTCGCACGAAACGTCCGAGGTTTACAGGTTCAAGTTGGCAGAATGATATTCCAACTAGATGATGGCAGGCTTGGAGAGCTGCATTTACCTGGTATGGGAGGTGGTCATTTTGGCCCAAATCAACAGAATAGCATAAGAAGGAAAGTGTCAAACAAGTACGAGTGGTCTATCCTAGATACACCAGAAACAGAAGGTTGGAATGCGGACTATTGCACTGAAGAGCATGGGCCGACAAACTGTATTACCGGAGCAGTGAATGTAGCTGCAGATACAGAACCAACCAACTTGAGCAATGCCCCGCCTAGAAGGCGCAAAGCAGAAAAGAAGCAACACTACCTATGTGTTCATAGTCATGACAGTGATGAAACAGAATCATACAACATTCTATCACGAAGCATATATCTTAGCTTTCATATGAGGGTAATGCATGCAGATAGATCACTTTTCCTCATAACAGATAACGGATTAACTTTGGAATATCTAAACAGCAATGGTGTGTGGCTATGGCTAAGACATGAGCACACTACAGCCATGAAAGGTACACTAGGAAGCTACAACGGCAGCTTGTATCTTGTCGATGTTCATGGTAGCTTACATATTAGAGAAAGAAACGGAGACGAACTCTTATGGATTAATTGCACAGCAATGAGGAAGGGAAGACAGGTTGCCAGTGGGGCTCCATGGGATGGCATCCCTGGTTTATCACGCAGAGTGACAACAGATGATGCGCTTTTCTTCGTTAACAAAAGAGGCAGATTGCTACAGTTCACG GTTGCATTGCGTAAATTCAAGTGGAGGGACTGCCACAGCCCTCCCGATACAAAGATTGCATTCATCGTGGATCAGGAGGTGTTTAGAAGAAACATCATCTTCGTGGTTGGACGCAACGGTCGCATGTACCAGTATAACAGAATTACAGAGCTATGGCACAGGCACTACCAATCACCTCACCTCGTCCTCGCAAGATCTCCCGGGACAGCCATGAGACCGTCCCCTCTCTCCCTCACCGGCTCCATCTTCATGTTATCCGAGCACGGCGGGCTCGTGGAGTACCATTTCAGTCCACAGGACGGATGGGAGTGGATCGAGCACGGGACTCCCCACCGGGACGTCACCCTTGTAGTAGCCCCAGGGCCTTGCTTTGACGGCGCCCAGCTGTTCGTGGTCGGGTCTGACGGGCAGGTCTACCGGCGGCACCTGGACAAGCGGACATGGGGATGGACGAGCCATGGGCACCCGTCGGAACCATCCACCACGGCGCCGGACATGATCGGCGGCCGCGAGCAGAGCTGCGCCCACGCCGCAGACGCACACTACGCGAGCAGCTTCAGGGGAAGCTGCGACGAAAAG GTGGCAGCCGTGCGGCCGGTGCCGTTCTCGGAGGACGCGGTGGTCTTCGAGCTGCGCGACGGCCGG CTGGCGGAgctgcggcgggcggcggaggggcgCGGCGGCTGGGAGTGGGCGCGGATCATCGGCACGCCGGCGAGCGCCTGCATGACCAGCTACTGGACGGCCGTCGCCACGTAG